In Janthinobacterium sp. 67, a genomic segment contains:
- the zigA gene encoding zinc metallochaperone GTPase ZigA, whose amino-acid sequence MTQRKLPVTVLSGFLGAGKTTLLNHILRNREGKRVAVIVNDMSEVNIDASLVKDSAEAAGAALSRTEEKLVEMSNGCICCTLRDDLLLEVRRLAAEDRFDYLLIESTGVSEPMPVAATFDFEDEHGDSLNDVAQIDCMVTVVDCANLLNDFHSEDSLEQRGETAGEGDDRQLANLLTEQIEFANVIVLNKVDMVNAAERLRVLAVIKALNPGARIIETNQSVVPLDAILGTNLFDLEQAAAMPGWAQELAGVHTPETDTYGISSFVYRAKAPFHAQRLHDYFAQPIKGVVRSKGYFWLASRPEWVASLSGAGKLMNIEPVGLWWASVPKERWPTDAASLAEVKAGWSETYGDRYQELVFIGQDMDQAAIEADLKKCHLNYTETRLGMAAWRKQPDPFPQWQRMEEFED is encoded by the coding sequence ATGACCCAGCGCAAACTCCCCGTCACCGTCCTGTCCGGCTTTCTCGGCGCCGGCAAGACCACCTTGCTCAACCACATACTGCGCAACCGCGAAGGCAAGCGCGTGGCCGTCATCGTCAACGACATGAGCGAAGTCAATATCGACGCTTCACTGGTGAAAGACAGCGCCGAAGCGGCCGGCGCGGCCCTGTCGCGCACGGAAGAAAAACTGGTCGAGATGTCGAACGGCTGCATCTGCTGCACCCTGCGCGACGATCTGTTGCTGGAAGTGCGGCGCCTGGCAGCGGAAGACCGCTTCGATTATTTGCTGATCGAATCGACGGGCGTGAGCGAGCCGATGCCCGTGGCCGCCACCTTCGACTTCGAAGACGAGCACGGCGACAGCCTGAACGACGTGGCGCAGATCGACTGCATGGTCACCGTCGTCGACTGCGCCAACCTGCTCAACGATTTCCATAGCGAAGACAGCCTCGAGCAACGGGGCGAGACGGCGGGCGAGGGCGACGACCGCCAGCTGGCCAATTTGCTGACGGAACAGATCGAGTTTGCCAATGTCATCGTCCTCAACAAGGTCGACATGGTCAATGCGGCCGAGCGCCTGCGCGTGCTGGCCGTTATCAAGGCCCTCAATCCAGGCGCGCGCATCATCGAAACAAACCAGTCCGTCGTGCCGCTCGACGCCATCCTGGGCACGAATCTGTTCGACCTGGAGCAGGCGGCCGCCATGCCGGGCTGGGCGCAGGAGCTGGCCGGCGTGCATACGCCGGAGACGGACACGTATGGCATCAGCAGCTTCGTCTACCGGGCGAAGGCGCCGTTCCACGCGCAGCGCCTGCACGACTACTTTGCCCAGCCGATCAAGGGCGTGGTGCGCAGCAAGGGATATTTCTGGCTGGCCAGCCGCCCCGAATGGGTGGCCAGCCTGTCCGGCGCGGGCAAGCTGATGAATATCGAACCCGTGGGCTTGTGGTGGGCGTCCGTGCCCAAGGAGCGCTGGCCAACGGATGCGGCCTCGCTGGCGGAAGTTAAGGCGGGTTGGAGCGAAACGTATGGCGACCGCTACCAGGAACTGGTCTTCATCGGCCAGGACATGGACCAGGCCGCCATCGAGGCGGACTTGAAGAAATGTCACCTTAACTACACGGAAACGCGCCTGGGCATGGCTGCCTGGCGCAAGCAGCCCGACCCGTTTCCGCAATGGCAGCGCATGGAAGAATTCGAAGATTAA
- a CDS encoding CobW family GTP-binding protein, giving the protein MTELIPVTIITGFLGSGKTTLLKRILQGDHGVRIAVIENEFAAESIDHGLLVQDSDEQIVEMNNGCICCSVRGDLIRILGELHAKRQAGTIAFDHVIIETTGLAAPGPVAQTFFAEPSVSEYYMLDAILTVVDARHAQQQLTAHQEAQEQVGFADRILLSKTDLVSKDELAALRQRLVAINGRASIQKVRFGNVPLRDILNIRGFNLNAIVELEPDFLGELGHRHGDGVQSFVYHQSQPLDLLQVENFLDAVVQLFGTQLMRYKGILHVADLDCRAVFQGVHMLMGSELGAPWRDEEARASKIIFIGRDLPQDMLIRGLDRCVAASATEVAA; this is encoded by the coding sequence ATGACAGAACTGATCCCCGTTACCATCATCACGGGTTTTCTCGGCAGCGGGAAAACCACCTTGCTCAAGCGCATATTGCAGGGCGATCACGGCGTGCGCATCGCCGTGATCGAAAACGAATTCGCCGCCGAAAGCATCGACCATGGCTTGCTGGTGCAAGACAGCGACGAGCAGATCGTGGAAATGAACAATGGCTGCATCTGCTGCAGCGTGCGTGGCGATTTGATCCGCATCCTGGGTGAGCTGCACGCCAAGCGTCAAGCCGGAACCATCGCATTCGACCACGTGATCATCGAAACGACGGGCCTGGCCGCGCCTGGCCCCGTGGCGCAAACCTTCTTTGCGGAACCCTCCGTCAGCGAGTACTACATGCTTGACGCCATTTTGACGGTGGTCGATGCGCGCCACGCGCAGCAGCAATTGACGGCGCACCAGGAAGCGCAGGAGCAGGTGGGCTTTGCCGACCGCATCCTGCTGTCAAAGACGGACCTGGTCAGCAAGGACGAGCTGGCCGCGCTGCGCCAGCGCCTGGTCGCCATCAATGGCCGCGCCAGCATACAGAAAGTGCGCTTTGGCAATGTGCCGCTGCGCGACATCCTGAATATTCGCGGCTTCAACCTGAACGCCATCGTCGAACTGGAACCGGATTTCTTGGGAGAACTGGGCCACCGCCATGGCGATGGCGTGCAATCGTTCGTCTACCACCAGTCCCAGCCCCTCGATCTGCTGCAGGTGGAAAATTTTCTCGACGCCGTGGTGCAGCTGTTCGGCACCCAGTTGATGCGCTACAAGGGCATTTTGCACGTGGCCGACCTGGATTGCCGCGCCGTGTTCCAGGGCGTGCACATGCTGATGGGCTCGGAGCTGGGCGCGCCGTGGCGCGATGAGGAAGCGCGCGCCAGCAAGATCATCTTTATCGGCCGCGACTTGCCGCAGGATATGTTGATACGCGGCCTGGACCGCTGCGTGGCGGCCAGTGCCACCGAGGTGGCGGCATGA
- a CDS encoding HoxN/HupN/NixA family nickel/cobalt transporter — protein sequence MSVEAGLPALALIFLLGMRHGLEPDHLAAVDGLTLRSQAAAPRWAPWMGALFALGHGVTVLAIVAIAAVASQQFTPSEAVFGWLEWLPIALLLLIAAMNARSLLAGAQLAEVRGRLLPRWLRRASGPFAAILVGMLFALVFDTALQAAAWGYAAVALGGMQPALLTGLVFAVGMGVTDTFDGWVTAKVMRTGQAEIVRAFRRRLGWPIVAICVAMAGTLAAGKFDSAWSLPESWTAALGAAMVLLMAVLYGWTLLSLRRVRA from the coding sequence ATGAGCGTGGAAGCGGGCTTGCCCGCCCTGGCGCTGATTTTCCTGCTCGGCATGCGCCATGGGCTGGAACCCGATCACCTGGCCGCCGTCGATGGCCTCACCCTGCGCAGCCAGGCCGCCGCGCCGCGCTGGGCACCATGGATGGGTGCGCTGTTTGCGCTGGGGCATGGCGTCACCGTGCTGGCCATCGTCGCTATCGCCGCCGTGGCGTCGCAGCAATTTACACCGTCGGAGGCCGTGTTCGGCTGGCTGGAATGGCTGCCCATCGCCTTGCTGTTGTTGATCGCCGCCATGAATGCGCGCAGCTTGCTGGCCGGGGCGCAACTGGCCGAGGTGCGCGGCCGGCTGCTGCCGCGCTGGCTGCGGCGCGCATCCGGGCCGTTCGCCGCCATCCTCGTCGGCATGCTGTTCGCGCTCGTCTTCGACACGGCCCTGCAGGCGGCCGCCTGGGGCTATGCGGCCGTCGCGCTGGGCGGCATGCAGCCGGCCTTGCTCACGGGCCTCGTGTTTGCAGTGGGCATGGGCGTGACCGATACCTTCGACGGCTGGGTCACGGCAAAGGTCATGCGCACGGGCCAGGCAGAGATCGTGCGCGCCTTCCGGCGCCGCCTGGGCTGGCCCATCGTCGCCATCTGCGTGGCGATGGCCGGCACCCTGGCGGCCGGCAAGTTTGATTCCGCGTGGTCGTTGCCGGAAAGCTGGACGGCGGCCCTGGGCGCGGCCATGGTATTGCTGATGGCGGTGCTGTACGGCTGGACTTTGCTGAGCTTGCGCCGCGTGCGTGCATGA
- a CDS encoding GNAT family N-acetyltransferase, with protein MPAPEIVIRLLTPADTPAFCALRLRAILDSPSSFSSSREDELARTPEEHAQRIAGGPQHRAFGAFDGERLVGFAGLRREPMRQLSHKALLWGVFVDVPQRGKGVARRLVNACIEQAETDPAIMQVHLSVNAENNAARRLYESLGFIAYGTEPRSMRVGELFYDEHHLALLLK; from the coding sequence ATGCCCGCACCCGAGATCGTCATCCGCCTGCTGACGCCAGCAGACACCCCCGCCTTTTGCGCGCTGCGCCTGCGCGCCATCCTCGATTCACCCAGCTCGTTCTCCTCGTCACGCGAGGACGAGCTGGCCCGCACGCCGGAAGAACATGCGCAGCGCATTGCCGGCGGCCCGCAGCATCGGGCATTCGGCGCCTTCGATGGCGAACGCCTCGTCGGTTTTGCCGGATTGCGGCGCGAACCCATGCGCCAGTTGTCGCACAAGGCCCTGCTATGGGGTGTGTTCGTCGACGTGCCCCAGCGGGGCAAGGGCGTGGCGCGGCGCCTCGTGAATGCCTGCATCGAACAGGCCGAGACGGATCCTGCCATCATGCAGGTCCACTTGAGCGTGAATGCGGAAAACAATGCGGCGCGCCGACTGTATGAATCGCTGGGATTTATCGCCTATGGCACGGAGCCGCGCTCGATGCGTGTCGGTGAGCTGTTCTATGACGAGCATCACCTGGCCTTGCTGCTCAAGTGA
- a CDS encoding Fur family transcriptional regulator: MLTSSSTPHAESLIRNTNARVTKTRVKVLDFLMAQSRSLTHHEIQQALSQDSDIDSVTLYRVLEWLTENELVHRIAGADQVWRFSAGAGHQAHEHAHFQCTKCANVTCFNEVKLPPPVLLPEGFSGDEVDYLIKGLCPRCK; the protein is encoded by the coding sequence ATGTTGACATCATCTTCTACACCGCACGCCGAATCGCTGATCCGCAACACCAACGCCCGCGTCACCAAGACGCGCGTGAAGGTGCTCGACTTTTTAATGGCGCAAAGCCGTTCGCTGACCCACCATGAAATCCAGCAAGCGCTGTCGCAGGACAGCGATATCGATTCCGTCACCCTGTACCGGGTGCTGGAATGGCTGACGGAAAATGAGCTCGTGCACCGCATCGCGGGCGCCGACCAGGTGTGGCGCTTCAGCGCGGGCGCCGGCCACCAGGCGCACGAGCACGCCCATTTCCAGTGCACCAAGTGCGCGAACGTCACCTGTTTCAATGAAGTCAAGCTGCCGCCGCCCGTGCTGTTGCCGGAAGGCTTCAGCGGCGACGAAGTCGATTACCTGATCAAGGGCCTGTGCCCGCGCTGCAAATAG
- a CDS encoding alpha/beta hydrolase, which translates to MDLITSAVVAAIEHGAPGHAPEAVASHYERLKQAIAKFDSAAVILAAIAALEAEPGNTQLQLALSAALSSAKVPDDMETLFAAQGLLDALQRPFPQVPDVEAVPAPADKSAVVSNYAVVKVYFATDRQRDVGKPPAQRFSGERNIMGGNGPLSYGSCDISIPRDHRMGQLESPSLWRLEFRDDPAKHVVVLSAEVRDRDNFFAALKTQIRASAGKSAFIFVHGYNVSFEDAARRTGQMAYDLGFDGAPVFYSWPSRGEVAGYTIDENNIEWSTPHLTAFLADFLASTDAAQVYLVGHSMGSRGLTRAVADLLAAQPQLAQKITEIILSAPDIDAAIFKHDIAPKLAGARNPVTLYASSQDLALAASKAVHGYARAGDSGAGMLIVAGVETIDATGVDTSFMKHSYFAEKRSALSDMFYLIRNNARADQRFLDPVDTAAGRYWTFKP; encoded by the coding sequence ATGGACTTGATCACTTCCGCTGTCGTGGCGGCCATCGAACATGGCGCGCCCGGCCACGCTCCCGAAGCCGTCGCCAGCCACTATGAGCGGCTCAAGCAGGCCATCGCCAAGTTCGACAGCGCCGCAGTCATCCTGGCCGCCATCGCCGCGCTGGAAGCCGAGCCTGGCAATACCCAGCTGCAACTAGCCCTGTCGGCCGCCCTGTCCAGCGCGAAAGTGCCGGACGACATGGAAACCCTGTTTGCCGCGCAAGGCTTGCTCGATGCGCTGCAGCGCCCCTTTCCCCAGGTCCCCGACGTGGAAGCCGTGCCCGCCCCGGCCGATAAAAGCGCCGTCGTGTCGAATTATGCCGTCGTCAAGGTGTATTTCGCCACGGACCGCCAGCGCGACGTGGGCAAGCCGCCGGCCCAGCGCTTCAGCGGCGAACGCAACATCATGGGCGGCAATGGCCCGCTCAGCTATGGCAGCTGCGACATCAGCATCCCCCGCGACCACCGCATGGGCCAGCTGGAATCGCCGTCGCTGTGGCGCCTGGAATTTCGCGACGACCCGGCCAAGCACGTGGTGGTGCTGTCCGCCGAGGTGCGGGACCGCGACAATTTCTTTGCCGCACTCAAAACCCAGATCCGCGCCTCGGCCGGCAAGAGCGCCTTTATCTTCGTGCATGGCTATAACGTAAGTTTCGAGGATGCGGCGCGGCGCACGGGACAGATGGCCTACGACCTCGGTTTCGATGGCGCGCCCGTGTTCTACAGCTGGCCCTCGCGCGGCGAAGTGGCCGGCTACACCATCGATGAAAACAATATCGAATGGAGCACGCCCCACCTCACGGCCTTCCTGGCCGACTTTCTCGCCAGCACGGACGCGGCGCAGGTGTATCTGGTGGGCCACAGCATGGGCAGCCGGGGCCTGACACGGGCCGTGGCCGACTTGCTGGCCGCGCAGCCGCAGCTGGCGCAAAAAATCACGGAAATCATCCTGTCCGCACCCGATATCGATGCGGCCATCTTCAAGCACGATATCGCGCCGAAACTGGCCGGCGCGCGCAACCCCGTCACCTTGTATGCCTCCTCGCAAGACCTGGCCCTGGCCGCCTCGAAAGCCGTGCACGGCTACGCGCGCGCGGGCGACAGCGGCGCGGGCATGCTGATCGTGGCGGGCGTGGAAACCATCGACGCCACCGGGGTCGACACGAGTTTCATGAAGCACTCGTACTTTGCGGAAAAACGCTCGGCCCTGTCCGACATGTTTTATCTGATACGCAACAATGCCCGCGCCGACCAGCGCTTTCTCGACCCCGTCGATACGGCGGCCGGCCGCTATTGGACGTTCAAACCGTGA
- a CDS encoding peptidase, with product MTYCIGMRLNEGLVFLSDSRTNAGVDQVGTFRKMSVFENPGDRMLVLMTAGNLSISQAIRQIVSEHVDADGRSIWNVASMYDAARIVGEAVRTVHLRDAKALADCGIDFNVSIILGGQIGAERCRLFQVYSAGNFIESHDENTYFQIGEAKYGKPIIDRVVNPFTRLDEAAKCALISMDSTLRSNISVGLPLDLLVYETGSLAVTRFVTIDEKNQYFRMIRDTWGEQLKQVFEGIVDPVWNAAPETTTNVLSSANMHSKPVRVAIPEHVSRGGLTVAPLQSLAQQFSDDKQH from the coding sequence ATGACTTATTGCATAGGCATGCGCCTGAACGAAGGGCTGGTCTTCCTGTCCGACTCCCGCACCAACGCCGGCGTGGACCAGGTGGGCACCTTCCGCAAGATGAGCGTGTTTGAAAACCCGGGCGACCGCATGCTGGTCCTGATGACGGCCGGCAATTTGTCGATCTCGCAGGCGATCCGCCAGATCGTTTCCGAACACGTCGATGCGGATGGCCGCAGCATCTGGAACGTGGCCAGCATGTACGATGCGGCGCGCATCGTGGGCGAAGCCGTGCGCACCGTGCACCTGCGCGATGCGAAGGCCCTGGCCGACTGCGGCATCGATTTCAATGTGAGCATCATCCTGGGCGGACAGATAGGCGCCGAGCGCTGCCGATTGTTCCAGGTGTATTCGGCCGGCAATTTCATCGAATCGCACGATGAAAACACGTATTTCCAGATCGGCGAAGCCAAATATGGCAAGCCCATCATCGACCGGGTCGTCAATCCGTTCACGCGCCTGGACGAGGCGGCCAAATGCGCACTCATTTCCATGGATTCCACCCTGCGCTCGAACATTTCCGTCGGCTTGCCGCTCGACCTGCTCGTCTACGAGACGGGCAGCCTGGCCGTCACGCGCTTCGTCACCATCGATGAAAAGAACCAGTATTTCCGCATGATCCGCGACACCTGGGGCGAACAATTGAAACAGGTGTTCGAAGGCATCGTCGATCCCGTGTGGAACGCGGCGCCGGAAACGACGACGAACGTGCTGTCGTCCGCCAACATGCACAGCAAGCCCGTGCGCGTGGCCATCCCCGAGCACGTGAGCCGCGGCGGCCTGACCGTGGCGCCCCTGCAATCGTTGGCGCAGCAGTTCAGCGACGACAAGCAGCATTGA
- a CDS encoding transglutaminase family protein, translated as MQLTIRHETAYAYSAPLAYTIQQLHLTPRIEPQQRALSWQITTPGRCHAYTDAYGNLSHMLTISGSHQSLSLVAHGVVETIYPHKGRLNLVDTLSPLLFTMPTPLTQADSAILDLAAASLPDRTVTAGTGHLLRLAEHIVGKVAYESGATMVTTTAGDALALGRGVCQDHAHLFLACCHAWGIPARYVSGYIDPGTTGHAASHAWVDAWAEDTDFAGWVSIDVTHARLMTDAYCRLAIGRDYDSAAPVRGVRQGGGTETLSVDVQIVPV; from the coding sequence ATGCAGCTCACCATCCGCCACGAAACCGCGTACGCCTACAGTGCGCCGCTGGCCTACACCATCCAGCAGCTGCACCTGACGCCGCGTATCGAACCGCAGCAGCGGGCCCTGTCCTGGCAAATCACGACGCCGGGCCGATGCCACGCCTACACGGATGCCTACGGCAACCTGTCGCACATGCTGACGATTAGCGGCAGCCATCAATCGCTGAGCCTGGTGGCGCACGGCGTGGTGGAAACCATCTACCCGCACAAGGGACGGCTGAACCTGGTCGACACCTTGTCGCCGCTGTTGTTTACCATGCCGACACCGCTGACCCAGGCCGATTCCGCCATCCTCGACCTGGCGGCCGCCAGCTTGCCGGACCGCACAGTGACGGCGGGCACCGGGCACTTGCTGCGCCTGGCCGAGCACATCGTCGGCAAGGTCGCCTATGAAAGCGGCGCCACCATGGTCACCACGACGGCCGGCGACGCCCTGGCCCTGGGGCGCGGCGTGTGCCAGGACCACGCCCACCTGTTCCTCGCCTGCTGCCACGCCTGGGGCATCCCGGCCCGTTATGTGTCCGGCTATATCGATCCGGGCACGACGGGCCATGCGGCCAGCCATGCCTGGGTCGACGCCTGGGCCGAAGACACGGATTTCGCGGGCTGGGTCAGCATCGACGTCACGCATGCGCGCCTGATGACGGACGCGTATTGCCGCCTGGCCATCGGGCGCGACTACGATTCGGCGGCTCCCGTGCGCGGCGTGCGCCAGGGTGGCGGCACGGAAACGTTGAGCGTCGATGTGCAAATCGTGCCTGTATAA
- a CDS encoding alpha-E domain-containing protein, which translates to MLSRTADHLFWMARYTERAENTARMLDVNMQTSMLPQSEQDAEQGWRATLGISELQSAYDHKYGRFHTRDVLDFMVRDPNNPSSILACLTGARENARAVRGTLTTEVWEIQNATWLDMQKRLKSNLLETDPSQFFEWVKYRSHLSRGVTLGTMLKDEAIHFIRLGTFLERADNTARILDVKFHGARDTSKDITQRDFYYWAALLRSVSGFEIYRKVYRDVITPARVAELLMLRGDMPRSLLACMDDVVENLRHIRNDVSADTERFAGKLHAELKFGHIDDIMKAGLHLTLTEFLENIYDLGNRVSRDFLVPLAA; encoded by the coding sequence ATGCTGAGCCGCACCGCCGATCATTTGTTCTGGATGGCCCGCTACACGGAGCGGGCGGAAAACACGGCGCGCATGCTCGACGTCAATATGCAGACCTCGATGCTGCCCCAGTCCGAACAGGACGCGGAACAAGGCTGGCGCGCCACCCTGGGTATTTCCGAGCTGCAAAGCGCGTACGACCATAAATATGGCCGCTTCCATACACGCGACGTGCTCGACTTCATGGTGCGCGACCCGAACAACCCCTCGTCCATCCTCGCCTGCCTGACGGGCGCGCGCGAAAACGCCCGCGCCGTGCGGGGGACTTTGACGACGGAAGTGTGGGAAATCCAGAACGCCACCTGGCTCGACATGCAGAAACGCCTGAAAAGCAATCTGCTGGAAACGGACCCCAGCCAGTTCTTCGAATGGGTCAAGTACCGCTCGCACCTGTCGCGCGGCGTCACGCTGGGCACCATGCTCAAGGATGAGGCCATCCACTTCATTCGCCTCGGCACCTTCCTCGAGCGGGCCGACAACACGGCGCGCATCCTCGACGTGAAGTTCCACGGCGCGCGCGACACGTCGAAAGACATCACCCAGCGCGATTTTTACTACTGGGCGGCCCTGCTGCGCTCCGTTTCCGGTTTCGAGATCTACCGCAAGGTCTACCGCGACGTGATCACCCCGGCGCGGGTGGCGGAATTGCTGATGCTGCGCGGCGACATGCCCAGGTCGCTCCTGGCCTGCATGGATGACGTGGTGGAAAACCTCAGGCACATCCGCAACGATGTGTCGGCCGATACGGAACGCTTCGCGGGCAAGTTGCACGCGGAACTGAAATTCGGCCATATCGACGACATCATGAAGGCGGGCCTGCACCTGACCCTGACGGAGTTTCTGGAAAACATCTATGACCTGGGCAACCGGGTCAGCCGCGACTTCCTCGTTCCCCTGGCGGCCTGA
- a CDS encoding circularly permuted type 2 ATP-grasp protein gives MANFFNEMTANEVGTDSKVREHYREFSSWLAQQSPETIARKRAEADLTFRRVGITFAVYGDDAGTERLIPFDTIPRIIPAAEWAQMQTGLVQRVQALNMFIHDIYHEQNIIKAGIIPAEQIYKNAQYRPEMQGISVASDIYAHIAGVDIVRAGQGEFYVLEDNLRVPSGVSYMLEDRKMMMRLFPELFARNRIAPVDHYPDMLLDNLRSVAPMGVDDPTVVVMTPGMYNSAYFEHAFLAQQMGVELVEGKDLFVNDNSVYMRTTRGPKRVDVIYRRVDDDFLDPLAFRSDSSLGVPGLLSVYRAGRVTLANAIGTGVADDKSIYPFVPDMIKFYLSQEPILNNVPTYQCRKSADLSYVLANLAQLVVKEVHGAGGYGMLVGPASSAAQIEDFRQRLLANPGGYIAQPTLALSACPTYVESGIAPRHIDLRPFVLSGKTISMVPGGLTRVALGEGSLVVNSSQGGGTKDTWVLEATSAFAGEKTC, from the coding sequence ATGGCAAATTTTTTCAATGAAATGACTGCAAATGAGGTGGGTACGGACAGCAAGGTACGTGAACACTATCGTGAATTCAGCAGCTGGCTGGCGCAGCAATCCCCCGAGACCATCGCCCGCAAGCGGGCCGAGGCCGACCTGACGTTCCGCCGGGTCGGCATCACGTTCGCCGTCTACGGCGACGATGCCGGCACGGAGCGCCTGATTCCGTTCGACACCATCCCGCGCATCATTCCCGCCGCCGAATGGGCGCAGATGCAGACGGGCCTGGTGCAGAGGGTGCAAGCCTTGAACATGTTCATCCATGATATTTATCATGAGCAAAACATCATCAAGGCGGGCATCATTCCTGCCGAGCAAATCTACAAGAATGCCCAGTACCGCCCGGAAATGCAGGGCATTTCCGTCGCCTCCGACATTTACGCCCACATCGCCGGCGTCGACATCGTGCGGGCGGGACAGGGCGAATTCTATGTACTGGAAGACAATCTGCGCGTGCCGTCCGGCGTGTCCTACATGCTGGAAGACCGCAAGATGATGATGCGGCTGTTCCCGGAACTGTTCGCGCGCAACCGCATCGCGCCCGTCGACCATTACCCGGACATGCTGCTCGACAACTTGCGCTCCGTCGCGCCCATGGGCGTCGATGACCCCACGGTCGTCGTCATGACGCCGGGCATGTACAACTCCGCCTACTTCGAACATGCGTTCCTGGCCCAGCAGATGGGCGTGGAACTGGTCGAAGGCAAGGATCTGTTTGTCAACGACAACTCTGTTTACATGCGCACGACGCGCGGCCCCAAGCGAGTCGACGTGATCTACCGCCGCGTGGACGACGATTTCCTCGACCCGCTGGCCTTCCGCTCGGACTCGTCCCTGGGCGTGCCGGGCCTGCTGTCCGTCTACCGCGCCGGCCGGGTGACCCTGGCGAACGCCATCGGCACGGGCGTGGCCGACGACAAGTCGATCTATCCTTTTGTTCCCGACATGATCAAGTTCTATCTGTCGCAAGAGCCGATACTCAACAACGTGCCGACCTACCAGTGCCGCAAGAGCGCCGACTTGTCCTACGTGCTGGCGAACCTGGCGCAGCTCGTCGTCAAGGAAGTGCATGGCGCGGGAGGCTACGGCATGCTGGTGGGTCCCGCGTCCAGCGCCGCGCAGATCGAGGACTTCCGCCAGCGCCTGCTGGCCAATCCGGGCGGCTACATCGCCCAGCCGACACTGGCCCTGTCCGCCTGTCCCACCTACGTGGAATCGGGCATCGCGCCGCGCCACATCGATTTGCGTCCGTTCGTGCTGTCGGGCAAGACGATTTCCATGGTGCCCGGCGGCCTGACCCGCGTGGCGCTGGGCGAAGGTTCGCTCGTGGTCAATTCCTCGCAAGGGGGCGGCACCAAGGATACCTGGGTACTGGAAGCCACATCCGCTTTTGCAGGAGAGAAAACATGCTGA
- a CDS encoding sensor histidine kinase — protein MTYASDQKMHVLDMPARTRRIFSMRDAVLTQWEHEVRAKVRGADALLTPILINTLPAFFDNLAEALTPGYPRDNATSHTNAPAVHGNERARMTSYGPEQVIQEYQIFRDCFADAALEAGVPLRRRDWQVINASIDTGIREAILEFTAMHESFQRRIAAGLSHDMRNPLSVMLNSAQLLQRRAQQLDVPALASKIIEHGKRLDEMIQELLDTLSYHRGQKLPLVLQRFDILPLARQVGDSVNTGHPGKCLVTGASVTGWWCENSLRRALENLVGNALKYGDDGPIHIHVNTLRERMILTVHNTGSTIAPDQAERIFEYLRREHQGSAPGWGIGLPFVQNVAESHGGSALVDSAPETGTTFTIDLPIDCRPFVTPDA, from the coding sequence ATGACCTATGCCTCTGACCAGAAAATGCACGTGCTGGACATGCCCGCGCGCACGCGGCGCATCTTCAGCATGCGCGATGCCGTGCTGACGCAATGGGAACACGAGGTGCGCGCCAAGGTACGCGGCGCCGATGCCCTGCTGACACCGATATTGATCAATACCTTGCCCGCCTTCTTCGACAACCTGGCCGAAGCGCTGACGCCAGGCTATCCGCGCGACAATGCCACCAGCCATACCAATGCCCCTGCCGTGCACGGCAACGAACGGGCGCGCATGACCAGCTATGGCCCGGAACAGGTGATCCAGGAATACCAGATCTTCCGCGACTGTTTCGCCGATGCGGCCCTCGAAGCGGGCGTGCCGCTGCGGCGCCGCGACTGGCAGGTGATCAATGCCTCGATCGATACGGGCATCCGCGAAGCCATCCTGGAATTTACCGCCATGCACGAAAGCTTCCAGCGGCGCATCGCCGCCGGCCTGTCGCACGACATGCGCAATCCCCTGTCCGTCATGCTCAACAGCGCCCAGTTGCTGCAGCGGCGCGCGCAGCAGCTCGACGTGCCGGCCCTGGCGTCGAAAATCATCGAACACGGCAAGCGTCTCGACGAGATGATCCAGGAATTGCTCGATACGCTCAGCTACCACCGCGGGCAAAAGCTGCCGCTGGTGCTGCAGCGCTTCGACATCCTGCCGCTGGCGCGCCAGGTGGGCGACAGCGTCAATACCGGCCATCCGGGCAAATGCCTGGTGACGGGCGCGTCCGTGACGGGCTGGTGGTGCGAGAATTCGCTGCGCCGCGCCCTGGAAAACCTGGTCGGCAACGCCCTCAAGTACGGCGACGACGGCCCCATCCATATCCACGTCAACACCTTGCGCGAACGTATGATACTCACCGTGCACAACACGGGCAGCACTATCGCCCCCGACCAGGCCGAGCGCATCTTCGAGTACCTGCGCCGCGAACACCAGGGCAGCGCGCCCGGCTGGGGCATCGGCCTGCCCTTCGTGCAAAACGTGGCGGAAAGCCATGGCGGCAGCGCGCTGGTCGACAGCGCGCCGGAAACGGGCACCACGTTTACCATCGACCTGCCCATCGATTGCCGGCCCTTCGTCACGCCGGACGCTTGA